One Alnus glutinosa chromosome 3, dhAlnGlut1.1, whole genome shotgun sequence genomic region harbors:
- the LOC133863611 gene encoding large ribosomal subunit protein uL23y-like, whose product MAPKGDVTKKADPKAQALKAAKAVKSGPVFKKKAKKIRTSVTFHRPRTLKKDRNPKYPRISATPRNKLDHYQILKYPLTTESAMKKIEDNNTLVFIVDIRADKKKVKDAVKKMYDIQAKKVNTLIRPDETKKAYVRLTPDYDALDVANKIGII is encoded by the coding sequence ATGGCCCCTAAAGGTGATGTTACGAAAAAGGCTGATCCAAAGGCTCAGGCCTTGAAGGCTGCCAAGGCTGTGAAATCAGGTCCAGTCTTCAAGAAGAAAGCTAAGAAGATCAGGACATCAGTCACATTCCATCGACCAAGGACATTAAAGAAGGACAGGAACCCCAAATATCCTCGCATCAGTGCTACACCAAGAAACAAGTTGGACCATTACCAGATTCTCAAGTATCCACTGACTACTGAGTCTGCAATGAAAAAGATCGAGGACAACAACACCCTCGTTTTCATTGTTGACATCCGTGCTGACAAGAAAAAGGTCAAAGATGCTGTGAAGAAGATGTATGACATTCAGGCCAAGAAAGTGAACACTTTGATCAGGCCTGATGAAACTAAGAAGGCATACGTTAGGTTGACACCAGACTATGATGCCTTGGACGTGGCAAACAAGATTGGTATCATCTAA
- the LOC133863334 gene encoding uncharacterized protein LOC133863334, which produces MGDDNPMALRDHYLPTTYTSPTCLRLPDVTAAHYEIKPSTIQSLPSFLGLSTENPYDFLGEFLAICSTIKLSGFTEDALRMRLFPFSLKERAKHWFHSLAPNSITSWAQLQQEFLKKYFPIGKTNDIRRAITSISQYEGEQLYETWERLKDLLRSCPHHAVPKWQLVQSFYEGLTEPNRQMVDASCGGTFMMKSEDEAWTLFENLSNNSTQHASTRRRAPAPKAPKTEGLFEIGHSSDVATQVVDAITRKLDQMMVAGFAPNSTHMHTQHTPCSFCSNPMHHTNDCPTAGKFYDDLTEQVNAAFSHPGNDPYSNTYNPGWRNHPNFSWKAQASSNSVPGVHNQAQSNRQPYQSSSTYRPSQQQSQATPSSQSDSGIQAQMLKLLGEINQKVDS; this is translated from the coding sequence ATGGGTGACGATAACCCTATGGCTTTGAGAGATCATTATCTCCCTACCACATACACTTCTCCCACATGTCTCAGGTTGCCGGATGTTACAGCAGCCCACTATGAGATTAAGCCTAGTACTATACAGAGTTTACCATCTTTTCTAGGACTTAGTACTGAAAATCCTTACGATTTCCTCGGTGAATTCTTAGCAATTTGTTCTACCATTAAATTGAGCGGGTTCACTGAGGACGCTCTAAGGATGCGTCTCTTTCCCTTCTCCCTCAAGGAAAGAGCCAAACATTGGTTTCATTCCTTAGCACcaaactccattacttcttgggctcaattGCAACAAGAATTTCTAAAGAAGTATTTTCCCATAGGAAAGACCAATGATATTAGGAGAGCTATCACTAGTATCTCCCAATATGAGGGAGAACAACTGTATGAGACCTGGGAAAGACTCAAGGACCTACTTAGATCATGCCCACACCACGCTGTCCCGAAGTGGCAGCTAGTGCAAAGCTTCTATGAAGGCTTGACTGAGCCTAATAGACAAATGGTAGATGCATCTTGTGGGGGAACATTTATGATGAAAAGTGAGGACGAAGCATGGACATTGTTTGAAAACTTGAGTAATAATTCCACTCAGCATGCATCCACTAGACGTAGAGCACCTGCACCTAAAGCACCAAAGACCGAAGGTCTTTTTGAAATAGGACATTCTTCAGATGTAGCTACCCAAGTAGTTGATGCTATCACTAGGAAATTAGATCAAATGATGGTTGCTGGTTTTGCTCCTAATTCTACTCACATGCACACACAGCACACACCATGCTCATTTTGTTCTAATCCTATGCATCATACAAATGATTGTCCTACTGCTGGAAAGTTTTATGATGATTTAACTGAGCAGGTCAATGCAGCTTTTTCACATCCGGGTAATGATCCATACTCCAATACTTATAACCCAGGGTGGAGAAATCATCCCAATTTCTCATGGAAGGCTCAAGCTTCAAGTAACTCAGTCCCAGGGGTGCATAATCAAGCTCAATCTAACAGGCAACCCTACCAATCTTCTTCCACATACCGCCCTTCACAACAGCAATCTCAGGCCACACCATCTTCTCAGTCAGATTCTGGCATTCAGgctcagatgttgaaacttctAGGCGAGATCAATCAGAAGGTGGACTCTTAG
- the LOC133863335 gene encoding uncharacterized protein LOC133863335 — protein MANTLNKREEGTLPSQPVANPKGHYMVEGNTSHHQQVQAITTLRSGRRVDNYVQEKVDEQTEIPQNLQKDKGKQVNIEASSSSAPTLEIPYEPQVPFPERLKAPSHFGKQGEKIQDMMEVFKQVKINLPLLDAIKQVPAYAKFLKDLCTQKRKSRNHIPKKVLLTEHVSSLIQHNTPPKFKDPGSPTISCIIGQSEVDKALLDLGAGVNLLPYSVYQQLGLGELKPTTVILQLADRSIKKPRGVIEDVIIKVDKFFFPVDFIVLDTEPVPNPEKLIPVILGRPFLATANACINCRTGVMEISFGNMKVRLNIFTAFQHAPDQNECFFVDNIEEYVEDSLPIILAKDPLEDCLTHFGSKDFNTNQYIDEVNALLETTASADFYPWRLPKEPLPPTSSTPPVPSLESPPKLELKPLPDKLKYAFLGSNDTLPVIIASDLQKDQEDSLLAVLKKHKEAIGWTVADLKGIDPSICMHRIHLEEDARPSREAQRRLNPNMKEVVMKEVVKLLDAGIIYPISDSKWVSPTQVVPKKSGITVVENSVGELIPQHTTTGWRVCIDYRKLNSHTRKDHFPLPFIDQILERLAGQSYYCFLDGYSGYNQVAVDPQDQEKTTFTCPFGTFAYRRMPFGLCNAPATFQRCMMSIFSDMVEKFLEVFMDDFSVFGSSFDTCLHNLSLVLQRCKETDLILS, from the coding sequence ATGGCTAATACCCTCAACAAGAGAGAAGAGGGGACACTTCCAAGTCAGCCGGTGGCCAACCCGAAAGGACATTACATGGTAGAAGGCAATACTTCACATCACCAACAAGTTCAAGCCATCACCACATTGCGTAGTGGAAGAAGGGTCGACAATTATGTGCAAGAAAAGGTGGATGAGCAAACTGAGATCCCACAGAATCtgcagaaggacaagggtaagcAAGTAAACATTGAGGCCTCTTCTTCATCAGCTCCCACTCTTGAGATACCATATGAGCCTCAGGTTCCATTCCCGGAACGTCTCAAGGCACCTTCTCACTTTGGGAAACAAggagagaaaatacaagatatgATGGAGGTATTCAAACAGGTAAAAATCAACCTTCCACTCCTTGATGCCATCAAGCAAGTACCTGCCTATGCAAAATTCCTCAAGGACTTGTGtactcagaaaaggaaaagtagaAATCATATTCCCAAGAAAGTACTTCTTACTGAGCATGTGAGTTCCCTAATTCAACACAACACTCCTCCGAAGTTCAAGGATCCTGGATCCCCTACAATTTCATGTATCATCGGACAGAGTGAGGTTGATAAAGCACTCCTAGATCTAGGAGCTGGTGTGAATTTACTTCCCTATTCAGTGTATCAGCAACTTGGCCTAGGGGAACTGAAGCCCACCACAGTAATTCTACAGTTGGCTGATCGGTCTATTAAGAAACCAAGAGGGGTAATAGAAGATGTCATCATCAAAGTAGATAAGTTTTTCTTCCCAGTGGACTTCATCGTACTTGACACTGAGCCCGTTCCCAATCCTGAGAAGCTGATCCCGGTCATCCTTGGGCGCCCTTTCTTAGCCACGGCCAATGCATGCATCAACTGTCGTACAGGAGTCATGGAGATCTCCTTTGGTAATATGAAGGTCAGGTTAAATATCTTCACTGCATTCCAGCATGCACCTGATCAGAATGAGTGTTTCTTTGTGGACAACATTGAAGAATATGTAGAAGATTCACTCCCCATTATTTTGGCAAAGGATCCTTTGGAAGACTGCCTAACTCACTTTGGCTCTAAAGACTTCAACACCAATCAATACATTGATGAGGTAAATGCCTTGCTAGAGACAACTGCCAGTGCAGATTTTTATCCATGGAGACTACCCAAGGAGCCCCTACCTCCAACTTCAAGCACTCCTCCCGTTCCTTCCCTTGAGTCTCCACCGAAGCTTGAATTGAAGCCACTGCCAGACAAGCTCAAGTATGCCTTCCTCGGCTCTAATGATACCTTGCCGGTCATCATTGCTTCAGATCTACAAAAGGACCAAGAAGACAGTTTATTAGCAGTATTGAAGAAGCATAAAGAGGCTATTGGATGGACTGTAGCTGATTTGAAGGGCATAGACCCCTCCATCTGTATGCACCGGATTCATTTAGAGGAAGATGCTCGACCGTCTCGTGAGGCACAGCGCCGGCTGAATCCCAATATGAAGGAAGTAGTGATGAAGGAGGTGGTCAAATTACTTGATGCAGGTATCATCTACCCTATCTCCGAtagcaagtgggtgagcccCACCCAAGTGGTTCCAAAAAAGTCTGGCATCACAGTGGTAGAGAACTCAGTTGGCGAATTGATTCCCCAGCACACAACCACGGGATGGCGCGTCTGTATTGACTACCGCAAGCTCAACTCCCATACTCGGAAGGATCACTTTCCACTCCCATTCATTGATCAGATCCTGGAACGTCTTGCTGGCCAAAGCTACTACTGTTTCCTAGATGGGTACTCCGGGTATAATCAAGTGGCAGTTGATCcccaagaccaagagaagacgacctttaCCTGCCCTTTTGGTACTTTCGCTTATAGGCGCATGCCCTttggattatgcaatgcacctgcCACTTTTCAGCGATGCATGATGTCGATCTTCTCAGACATGGTAGAAAAATTTTtagaggtatttatggatgatttctctgtttttggttCCTCCTTTGATACATGTCTCCACAATCTATCACTTGTGCTTCAACGTTGCAAAGAAACAGATCTAATCTTAAGCTAG
- the LOC133863903 gene encoding uncharacterized protein LOC133863903, whose translation MIMETDHPPCTSTNTKDNNASTNPQQEKRHRCIFDLPPSFFDSCHLLSSPHSSLTSISEPVDNSNDSTAETLEVPENDEKTAQKDVVVTPRWTCNTCKVEFESLQDQRSHFKSDIHRFNVKLSIAGKNIVREEDFDELTSDSFNDYDISSISGSEDEADKGFVPNSDLLRGTNENFKQKLFICLNTGERVSVWKSLLMNESESVSYENDVVVDNGRCVPENEVIKRLKTLIHEPRDKTYLRIVLLASGGHFAGCVFDGNIVVALKTFHRYVVRAKAGKKQSSKDAGGKAVHSAGASLRRYNELALKKDIQELLASWKPYFDASTCIFVHAPSNNRRLLFNGEQPYFSHQHCVVRNVPLTVRRPTLKEAKRIYSQLTRVAYQLDEKEIPPSIEVDSCSSVSTINNGSLGSIKEDVGNKLGHRDNVDACSSYKKSEALSMSSESEIELTGRSTLLHEAAQSGNAYKVLELLEQGLDPCCEDERGRTPYMLASEKEVRNTFRRFMASNLDKWDWQAAKVPSALTKEMEESQAAKQAEKDAKKKARAKELKKLRKEKEKKAQSEAALGQNASKVVENQGATSTSVLKGLHSSSGSQISKEEELKRALAAEREKRAAAAERRLAAAAAHNGQGNNVPIVPSSSQPKSGLAGDLTCSCCSTSLAGKVPFHRYNYKYCSTSCMHVHREILEDE comes from the exons ATGATCATGGAGACCGATCATCCTCCTTGCACTAGCACCAACACCAAAGACAACAACGCTTCGACCAACCCTCAGCAAGAGAAACGGCACCGTTGCATCTTCGACCTCCCGCCCAGCTTCTTCGATTCCTGCCACCTTCTCTCATCCCCTCACTCCTCTCTGACTTCAATCTCCGAGCCGGTCGATAACTCCAACGACTCCACCGCCGAAACCCTAGAAGTCCCCGAAAACGACGAGAAAACCGCCCAAAAAGATGTCGTAGTGACACCTAGATGGACCTGCAACACCTGCAAGGTCGAGTTCGAGTCCCTCCAGGACCAGCGCTCGCACTTCAAGTCCGATATTCACCGATTCAAT GTGAAGCTAAGCATTGCTGGAAAGAACATTGTGAGGGAGGAAGATTTTGATGAGTTGACCTCTGATTCTTTCAACGACTATGATATATCAAGTATATCAGGATCAGAAGATGAAGCCGACAAGGGATTTGTTCCCAACAGTGATTTGCTTAGGGGAACGAATGAAAACTTTAAGCAAAAGCTATTTATCTGTCTTAATACGGGAGAGAGAGTTTCGGTTTGGAAGAGTTTACTTATGAATGAATCCGAAAGTGTTTCTTATGAGAATGATGTTGTAGTAGACAATGGTAGGTGTGTGCCAGAGAATGAAGTGATCAAGAGACTGAAAACTTTGATTCATGAGCCTAGGGATAAAACCTATTTGAGAATTGTGTTGCTTGCAAGTGGTGGGCACTTTGCTGGTTGTGTCTTTGATGGTAACATAGTCGTTGCTCTCAAAACGTTCCACAG ATATGTTGTAAGGGCCAAGGCTGGAAAAAAACAGTCATCAAAAGATGCTGGAGGCAAGGCTGTACATTCTGCTGGGGCTTCACTTCGTCGATATAATGAACTGGCTTTGAAGAAG GATATTCAGGAACTACTtgcttcttggaagccttattTTGATGCTTCCACTTGCATCTTTGTTCATGCCCCTTCAAACAACCGTCGACTCCTCTTTAATGGGGAACAACCTTATTTTAGCCATCAGCACTGTGTAGTTCGAAATGTTCCATTGACTGTTAGGAGGCCTACCTTGAAGGAAGCCAAGCGTATATATAGCCAATTGACACGAGTTGCCTATCAATTAGATGAGAAGGAAATTCCACCAAGCATCGAAGTGGACTCATGTTCAAGTGTGAGTACCATAAATAATGGCAGCCTAGGCTCCATCAAAGAAGATGTGGGTAACAAGTTGGGCCATAGGGATAATGTGGATGCTTGTTCAAGTTACAAAAAATCTGAAGCACTCTCTATGTCAAGTGAGAGTGAGATTGAACTTACTGGTAGATCAACTCTTCTGCATGAAGCAGCACAATCTGGCAATGCTTATAAGGTTTTGGAACTCCTAGAACAGGGTCTTGATCCTTGCTGCGAGGATGAAAGAGGACGGACCCCATATATGCTGGCAAGTGAAAAGGAAGTCAGGAACACTTTTAGAAGGTTTATGGCCTCAAACCTTGATAAGTGGGATTGGCAAGCTGCTAAAGTGCCTAGTGCATTGACAAAAGAAATGGAGGAATCTCAAGCTGCTAAGCAG GCAGAAAAAGATGCAAAGAAGAAAGCAAGAgcaaaagaattgaagaaattacgtaaagaaaaagaaaagaaggctcAG TCTGAGGCTGCCCTAGGCCAAAATGCTTCAAAAGTTGTAGAGAATCAAGGAGCAACTTCAACTTCTGTTCTCAAGGGATTGCATTCTAGTAGTGGTTCACAGATCTCGAAAGAG GAGGAGCTGAAAAGGGCACTGGCTGCTGAGAGGGAAAAGAGAGCAGCCGCTGCTGAGAGGCGATTAGCTGCGGCTGCAGCCCATAATGGTCAAGGTAATAACGTCCCAATTGTGCCAAGCTCTTCACAACCCAAAAGTGGGTTAGCTGGCGACCTTACTTGCTCCTGTTGTAGTACTTCGCTGGCGGGTAAAGTTCCTTTTCATAGATATAATTACAAGTACTGCAGCACctcatgcatgcatgtacacAGGGAGATCCTTGAGGATGAATAA